From a single Hymenobacter sp. YIM 151500-1 genomic region:
- a CDS encoding aminotransferase class I/II-fold pyridoxal phosphate-dependent enzyme produces MDLFEKIAANRGPLGSHSHYAHGYFTFPKLEGEIKPRMIFRGKEVLTWSLNNYLGLANHPEVRRADAEAAAEYGMALPMGARMMSGNSNLHEQLESELAEFVMKPDCMLLNFGYQGVVSIIDAMVNRHDVIVYDAESHACIIDGVRLHQGKRFVYTHNDMGSLEKQLERAQRIIDETGGGILVITEGVFGMSGNQGNLRGVVALKEKYQFRLFVDDAHGFGTMGATGAGTGEEQGVQDGIDLYFSTFAKSMASIGAFVAGPENVIEYLRYNMRSQIFAKSLPMPLVVGALKRLELLRTRPELKENLWIIVRALQSGLREKGFNIGTTTSCVTPVLLEGQIPDATQITFDLRENHGIFCSIVVYPVVPKGVIMLRLIPTAVHTLDDVATTIRAFEAVQEKLSKGLYSKAEVPAGLQA; encoded by the coding sequence GTGGATCTATTTGAGAAGATTGCCGCCAACCGCGGCCCGCTGGGCAGCCACTCGCACTATGCACACGGCTATTTCACGTTTCCCAAGCTGGAAGGCGAGATTAAGCCCCGCATGATTTTCCGCGGTAAAGAGGTGCTCACCTGGAGCCTGAACAACTACCTGGGCCTGGCCAACCACCCCGAGGTGCGCCGCGCCGACGCCGAGGCCGCCGCCGAGTACGGCATGGCCCTGCCCATGGGCGCGCGCATGATGTCCGGCAACTCCAACCTGCACGAGCAGCTGGAAAGTGAGCTGGCTGAGTTTGTGATGAAGCCCGACTGCATGCTCCTGAACTTCGGCTACCAGGGCGTAGTGAGCATTATCGATGCCATGGTGAACCGCCACGACGTGATTGTGTACGACGCCGAGTCGCACGCCTGCATCATCGACGGGGTGCGCCTGCACCAGGGCAAGCGGTTTGTGTACACCCACAACGACATGGGCAGCCTGGAAAAGCAGCTGGAGCGGGCCCAGCGCATCATCGACGAAACCGGCGGCGGCATTCTGGTAATTACCGAGGGCGTGTTTGGCATGTCGGGCAACCAGGGCAACCTGCGCGGCGTGGTGGCCTTGAAAGAGAAATACCAGTTCCGCCTGTTCGTGGATGATGCCCACGGCTTCGGCACGATGGGCGCTACGGGCGCCGGAACCGGCGAAGAACAGGGGGTGCAGGACGGCATCGACCTATATTTTTCGACCTTTGCGAAGAGCATGGCCAGCATCGGCGCCTTCGTAGCCGGCCCCGAGAACGTAATTGAATATTTGCGCTACAACATGCGCAGCCAGATTTTCGCCAAAAGCCTACCCATGCCGCTTGTGGTGGGTGCTTTGAAACGCCTGGAGCTGCTGCGCACCCGCCCCGAGCTAAAGGAAAACCTCTGGATTATCGTGCGGGCCTTGCAGAGCGGATTGCGCGAAAAAGGCTTCAACATCGGCACCACCACTTCGTGCGTGACGCCGGTGCTGCTGGAGGGCCAAATTCCCGACGCCACGCAGATTACCTTCGATTTGCGTGAGAATCACGGCATTTTCTGCTCTATTGTGGTGTATCCGGTGGTGCCCAAGGGCGTAATTATGCTTCGCCTTATCCCCACCGCCGTCCATACCCTCGACGATGTAGCCACCACCATCCGGGCCTTTGAGGCGGTGCAGGAAAAGCTCTCAAAAGGGCTTTACTCCAAAGCCGAAGTGCCTGCGGGGCTACAGGCTTAG
- a CDS encoding tetratricopeptide repeat protein, protein MKLIPRLALAATLTTAAPAAALAQQTQVFTNDERHFQEGLELFDRGKYGAAQQAFQRYLDLTQRRHAELAPGRTIDAEYYTALTGLYLFRPDAEDRILGFASQNPAHPKAAQAYFELGKFYFDKKDYARAVSYLQKVGPDNLTDEQRAESEFKLGYAYFAQKEFDKAKLQFDRNKQGQHQYRYASAYYAGYLAYRAGDYKGARTDLAVAEQNDAYRPVVPAVMAQIYYKEGDYAGLIDYAATALKQTPPPQSADEIQLLVGDAYYQQRDFAKAAEYFDKYAAGRKKIDPEVQYKIGYANFKQGDFKGAIGSLKGVAARRDSLGQNAAYHLGLSYLKTNQKQLALNSFDAARKLSFDKNISENATVRYAQVSYELGNTQEVIAAVRDFPKRFPRSKNQAAVDDILSESFLNSSDYSQALAYLDNLEERSPRLNATYQRVAYLQAATLYNNNRYQEALPVLDKSLKHPQDDALRAAAQVLKGEIYSVGQQYQPAITAYTAAARTARDGAAAATDFDQKARYGLGYAYYNTKQYDRARQQFQAWLQDPAAKPTDPNYYDVTLRLGDTYYIGKQYAQALEQYDKVIQANAADKDYAYYQKSVTLGLMGRREEASRTLATLLKTAPTSRYADDAVYQQAQLDYEAGAFQPAVEGFSKLIQNRPNSPLIPSALQKRGVAYQNLEQHAKAAEDFKRVLAEYPRTKAAQSAIYSLQESLSAQGKTEEFDQYLATFRQQNPDSKAAQSVEFEAAKSLYLAEKYQQAIPRLESYLKQYPDNALAVDGRYFLADSYLRTGRKADALPRLKAVVEEGKSEFVNRAVGRVADLEFENKNYAEAAKYYTRLREVSQNKREVANAGIGLMKSYFESGDYEGTRRVAQELQAQGGASLNATNLALLYLGKASYRAGNLDQAVAELITAASTAKDESGAEAQYLLAEALYQQKKFPEALDAAYKSNSDFANYDLWLGRAFLLIADVYTAQNEIFQARATLNSIIDNKFPVAEIVEAARQKLAALPADPAATPAPKPAPTKPTTKPTGRPAPGKTAGRNSLVPTNAQPADSTAAPAEE, encoded by the coding sequence ATGAAGTTGATACCCCGTTTGGCGCTGGCCGCCACGCTGACCACGGCCGCGCCTGCCGCCGCCCTGGCCCAGCAAACCCAGGTGTTCACCAACGATGAGCGCCACTTCCAGGAAGGCCTCGAGCTGTTTGACCGGGGCAAGTACGGCGCCGCCCAGCAGGCCTTTCAGCGCTACCTCGACCTGACCCAGCGCCGCCACGCCGAGCTGGCCCCCGGCCGCACCATCGACGCCGAATACTACACCGCCCTCACCGGCCTCTACCTGTTCCGGCCCGATGCTGAGGACCGCATCCTGGGCTTCGCCTCCCAGAACCCGGCCCACCCCAAAGCCGCCCAGGCCTACTTCGAGCTGGGCAAGTTCTACTTCGACAAAAAGGACTACGCCCGCGCCGTGAGCTACCTGCAAAAGGTGGGGCCCGACAACCTCACCGACGAGCAGCGGGCCGAGTCGGAGTTTAAGCTGGGCTACGCCTACTTCGCCCAGAAGGAGTTCGATAAGGCCAAGCTGCAATTTGACCGCAACAAGCAGGGCCAGCACCAGTACCGCTACGCCAGCGCCTACTACGCCGGCTACCTGGCCTACCGGGCCGGCGACTACAAGGGCGCCCGCACCGACCTAGCCGTGGCCGAGCAGAACGACGCCTACCGCCCCGTGGTGCCGGCCGTTATGGCCCAGATTTACTATAAAGAAGGCGACTACGCCGGGCTGATTGACTACGCCGCCACGGCCCTGAAGCAAACCCCGCCGCCCCAGAGCGCCGACGAGATTCAGCTGCTGGTGGGCGACGCCTACTACCAGCAGCGGGACTTCGCCAAGGCCGCCGAGTACTTCGACAAATACGCCGCGGGCCGCAAGAAAATCGACCCCGAGGTGCAGTACAAAATCGGGTACGCTAACTTCAAGCAGGGCGACTTCAAGGGCGCCATCGGCAGCCTGAAAGGCGTGGCCGCCCGCCGCGACTCCCTGGGCCAGAACGCGGCCTACCACCTGGGCCTGAGCTACCTCAAAACCAACCAGAAGCAGCTGGCCCTGAACTCGTTTGACGCGGCCCGCAAGCTCAGCTTCGACAAGAACATCAGCGAAAACGCCACCGTGCGCTACGCTCAGGTCAGCTACGAGCTGGGCAACACCCAGGAAGTCATTGCCGCCGTGCGCGACTTCCCGAAACGGTTTCCGCGCTCCAAAAACCAGGCGGCCGTGGACGATATTCTGAGCGAGAGTTTCCTGAACTCCTCCGACTACTCCCAGGCCCTGGCCTACCTCGACAACCTGGAGGAGCGCAGCCCCCGCCTCAACGCCACCTACCAGCGCGTGGCCTATTTGCAGGCAGCCACCCTTTACAACAACAACCGCTACCAGGAGGCCCTGCCCGTGCTCGACAAGAGCCTGAAGCACCCCCAGGACGACGCCCTGCGCGCCGCCGCTCAGGTGCTCAAGGGTGAAATCTATTCCGTGGGCCAGCAGTACCAGCCCGCCATTACGGCCTATACCGCCGCCGCCCGCACCGCCCGCGACGGCGCCGCTGCCGCCACCGACTTCGACCAGAAGGCCCGCTACGGCCTGGGCTACGCCTACTACAACACCAAGCAGTACGACCGGGCCCGGCAGCAGTTCCAGGCCTGGCTGCAAGACCCGGCGGCCAAGCCCACCGACCCCAACTACTACGACGTAACCCTGCGCTTGGGCGACACCTACTACATCGGCAAGCAGTACGCCCAGGCCCTGGAGCAGTACGACAAGGTGATTCAGGCCAACGCCGCCGACAAGGACTACGCCTACTACCAGAAGAGCGTGACCCTGGGGCTGATGGGCCGCCGCGAGGAAGCCTCGCGCACCCTGGCTACCCTACTCAAAACCGCGCCCACCTCCCGCTACGCCGATGACGCCGTGTACCAGCAGGCCCAGCTCGACTACGAAGCCGGGGCCTTTCAGCCGGCGGTGGAGGGCTTTAGCAAGCTGATTCAGAACCGCCCTAACTCCCCCCTGATTCCGTCGGCCTTGCAGAAGCGGGGCGTGGCCTACCAGAACCTGGAGCAGCACGCCAAAGCCGCCGAGGACTTCAAGCGAGTGCTGGCCGAGTACCCGCGCACCAAAGCCGCCCAGAGCGCCATCTACAGCTTGCAGGAAAGCTTATCGGCCCAGGGCAAGACCGAGGAGTTTGACCAGTACCTGGCCACGTTCCGCCAGCAGAACCCCGACAGCAAGGCCGCCCAGAGCGTGGAGTTTGAAGCGGCTAAGTCGCTGTATTTGGCTGAGAAGTACCAGCAGGCCATTCCGCGCCTGGAAAGTTACCTCAAGCAGTACCCCGACAACGCCCTGGCCGTGGATGGCCGCTACTTCCTGGCCGATTCCTACCTGCGCACCGGCCGCAAAGCCGACGCCCTGCCGCGCCTGAAAGCCGTGGTCGAAGAAGGCAAAAGCGAGTTTGTGAACCGGGCTGTGGGCCGGGTGGCCGACCTGGAGTTTGAAAATAAAAACTACGCCGAGGCCGCCAAGTATTACACCCGCCTGCGCGAAGTGTCGCAGAACAAGCGGGAGGTGGCCAACGCCGGCATCGGGCTGATGAAAAGCTACTTCGAGTCCGGCGACTACGAGGGCACCCGCCGCGTGGCCCAGGAGCTGCAAGCCCAGGGCGGGGCTTCGCTGAACGCTACCAACCTGGCCCTGCTCTACCTGGGCAAGGCCAGCTACCGGGCCGGCAACCTCGACCAAGCCGTTGCGGAGCTGATCACCGCTGCCAGCACCGCCAAAGACGAAAGCGGCGCCGAAGCCCAGTACCTGCTGGCCGAGGCTCTGTACCAGCAGAAGAAGTTTCCCGAAGCCCTGGACGCCGCCTACAAGAGCAACTCCGACTTCGCCAACTACGACCTATGGCTGGGCCGGGCCTTCCTGCTGATTGCTGATGTGTACACGGCCCAGAACGAAATCTTCCAGGCCCGCGCCACGCTCAACTCCATTATTGACAACAAATTCCCGGTAGCCGAAATCGTGGAAGCCGCCCGGCAGAAGCTGGCTGCCCTGCCCGCCGACCCTGCCGCCACGCCCGCGCCCAAACCCGCTCCCACCAAGCCGACCACCAAGCCCACGGGCAGGCCGGCCCCCGGCAAAACCGCCGGCCGCAACTCCCTGGTACCCACCAACGCCCAGCCCGCCGACTCCACAGCCGCGCCGGCCGAGGAGTAG
- a CDS encoding alpha/beta fold hydrolase produces the protein MFLEYQADVMRITGLLILLLLPFAVPAQDLNAAVYDRYLGTYQTADHKELVIGRSFVRLFSFDPQTFDFRGLYRLNDTTWFSGKTILPDTPRTASTTITFLSASQGPVPQVLVASPAGTAQRAVRATLLYREEAVRFKNGNTTLSGTLLLPDQPRRVPAVVLLHGSGEQNRHGYASYMRIIADHLAKNGIAVLTYDKRGCGSSTGRWQTASFRELAEDALQARQLLAHHPRIDPRKIGFGGSSQAGWILAKLTALQPDTPFIFCLSGAGMGTSAAQQNLYNTATELRANGATEAQVAAGVQAWRNLYNYVGSRRPEDASKLDASVAGLASTSPVRDFLPPLSTSIDFQKTDQWFQALEITYDPTTDWAAYRGSLLAMFGELDASTPVQEVSQALTRSLTKGRAKKSTVIIYPQANHLLLRASTRSDSEFGRLTSFEPHFLPDLSNWLLAVTTSESAAITQVKQAERAWLTAYEQGDTAAMKNILADTFTITFPNGLTQTKQQVVKELPNLRICCPGARLYTSVQRAADHGKTVVLTGVVTTEFLKNGVPEVIRQRYTDTYAYTGRRWQVVTSRLVDYK, from the coding sequence TTGTTTTTAGAATATCAAGCAGATGTGATGAGGATTACTGGCCTACTGATTTTGCTACTCCTGCCTTTCGCAGTACCGGCTCAGGACCTGAACGCTGCCGTGTATGACCGTTACCTGGGAACATATCAAACGGCTGACCACAAGGAGCTAGTAATAGGCAGATCATTTGTCCGGCTATTTTCTTTTGACCCACAAACATTCGATTTCCGAGGACTGTACCGCTTAAACGATACGACGTGGTTTTCGGGGAAGACTATCCTACCGGACACTCCCAGGACTGCCTCCACCACCATTACATTCCTATCCGCTAGCCAAGGACCAGTACCGCAAGTTCTGGTAGCCAGCCCGGCAGGCACGGCGCAACGTGCGGTAAGAGCCACTCTGCTGTATCGGGAGGAAGCCGTACGCTTCAAGAATGGTAACACCACGCTTTCCGGCACACTGCTCCTACCTGACCAGCCGCGCCGAGTGCCTGCCGTCGTGCTCCTTCACGGTTCTGGCGAACAAAACCGGCACGGCTACGCCTCCTACATGCGCATTATTGCCGACCACCTGGCAAAAAACGGCATTGCGGTGCTCACCTATGACAAGCGCGGTTGCGGCAGCTCGACGGGCCGCTGGCAAACGGCTTCTTTTCGGGAGCTAGCGGAGGATGCACTGCAAGCCCGGCAGCTCTTGGCTCACCACCCGCGCATAGATCCGCGGAAGATTGGTTTTGGGGGCAGCAGCCAAGCTGGCTGGATACTGGCCAAGCTCACGGCCCTCCAGCCCGACACGCCTTTTATTTTTTGCCTGTCGGGCGCGGGCATGGGCACTAGCGCGGCTCAGCAAAACCTGTACAATACCGCCACTGAGCTGCGGGCCAACGGCGCAACCGAAGCCCAGGTAGCAGCCGGCGTACAGGCATGGCGCAATCTGTACAACTACGTCGGTTCCCGCCGCCCCGAGGACGCCAGCAAACTCGATGCTTCAGTGGCTGGCCTAGCCTCTACGAGCCCGGTGCGTGACTTCTTGCCGCCGCTGTCGACTAGCATCGACTTCCAGAAAACAGATCAGTGGTTTCAGGCCCTGGAAATCACCTACGACCCTACCACCGATTGGGCAGCCTACCGGGGTAGCTTGTTGGCTATGTTCGGCGAGCTGGACGCGTCTACTCCAGTACAGGAAGTAAGCCAGGCGTTAACTCGCAGTCTGACAAAAGGCCGGGCAAAAAAGTCTACTGTCATTATCTACCCCCAAGCCAATCACCTCCTGCTGCGCGCCTCAACGCGAAGTGACAGTGAGTTTGGACGACTAACGTCCTTTGAGCCGCACTTCCTGCCTGACTTGAGCAATTGGCTGCTGGCGGTAACTACCAGCGAAAGCGCAGCTATTACGCAGGTCAAGCAAGCGGAAAGAGCGTGGCTGACGGCTTACGAACAGGGCGACACCGCCGCCATGAAAAACATTCTGGCCGACACCTTTACGATAACCTTCCCCAATGGCCTGACGCAAACCAAGCAGCAGGTTGTGAAGGAACTACCCAACTTGCGCATCTGCTGCCCAGGCGCCAGGCTCTATACCTCCGTGCAGCGAGCCGCTGACCACGGAAAAACCGTGGTCCTAACGGGCGTCGTGACCACAGAATTCCTTAAAAATGGCGTGCCCGAGGTTATCCGGCAACGATACACCGATACCTACGCATACACCGGCCGCCGTTGGCAAGTAGTGACATCACGGCTCGTTGACTACAAGTAG
- a CDS encoding RES family NAD+ phosphorylase, which produces MLIYRICLARYADDLFASGYRARWNYKDQFVIYTAASRALACLENVVHRSGEGLTEHFRVLIIDVPDDLLVEEIPVAELPEQWERASRYAVCQPLGSAWYERRTSAVLRVPSSIVPQEHNYILHSRHPDFKRIRIVGREEFRFDPRIKSDEV; this is translated from the coding sequence ATGCTCATCTACCGCATCTGCCTGGCCCGCTACGCCGACGACCTGTTTGCCTCGGGCTACCGGGCGCGGTGGAACTACAAAGACCAGTTTGTCATCTACACCGCCGCCAGTCGGGCCCTGGCCTGCCTCGAAAACGTGGTGCACCGCAGCGGAGAGGGCCTCACCGAGCACTTCCGGGTGCTGATCATCGACGTACCTGACGACTTGCTGGTTGAGGAAATCCCGGTGGCCGAGTTGCCCGAGCAGTGGGAGCGGGCCAGCCGCTACGCCGTGTGCCAGCCCCTGGGCAGCGCCTGGTACGAGCGGCGCACCTCGGCCGTGTTGCGCGTGCCCTCGTCCATCGTGCCCCAGGAGCACAACTACATCCTGCACAGCCGCCACCCCGACTTCAAGCGTATTCGCATCGTGGGCCGCGAGGAGTTTCGGTTCGACCCGCGCATCAAGTCGGATGAGGTGTAG
- a CDS encoding MbcA/ParS/Xre antitoxin family protein, with translation MPTAAHQPKITAVMPVFLRQKWAVWSEAGHDSFTLVMEARKGVPAATAFEVAEAYQLQAPELEAIYELSTKTLRTYSQENKLLSAASSEKTLKIISLYHRGVEVFGDAAAFLRWLGKPAHGLDGELPLRLLETSGGIDLVAEELARIAYGDLS, from the coding sequence ATGCCCACTGCTGCCCACCAACCTAAAATCACGGCCGTTATGCCGGTTTTCCTGCGCCAGAAATGGGCCGTTTGGAGCGAAGCCGGGCACGACTCGTTTACGCTGGTAATGGAAGCCCGCAAGGGCGTGCCGGCGGCCACGGCGTTTGAGGTGGCGGAGGCCTACCAGTTGCAAGCGCCGGAGTTGGAAGCCATTTACGAGCTATCCACTAAGACCCTGCGCACCTACTCCCAGGAAAACAAGCTGTTGAGCGCCGCCAGCAGCGAAAAGACCCTGAAAATCATCAGCCTCTACCACCGCGGAGTGGAGGTGTTCGGCGACGCGGCGGCGTTCCTGCGCTGGCTGGGCAAGCCCGCCCACGGCCTCGACGGGGAGCTGCCCCTGCGCCTGCTCGAAACCAGCGGCGGCATCGACCTAGTAGCCGAGGAGTTGGCCCGCATTGCCTACGGCGACTTATCGTAG
- the holA gene encoding DNA polymerase III subunit delta, which produces MTPDEVLKQLQQRQFAPVYFLQGEEPYYIDLVSDLLERTVLQEHEKGFNQVVLYGKDTDVAGILGQAKRFPMMADRSVVIVKEAQAVADLESEKAWPFLEAYLKNPLHSTVLVLCYKHKTLDARKKLGKLLTGDKKEPAPAGTVLMTSKKLYDNQVAPWLTQYVRSKGQQITPQATAMLAEYIGAELGRLTNEVDKMLLNLLPGHAIDEDLVQRMVGISKEYNIFELQSALIRRDVLKANRILLYFEANPKANPLIPNLTLLFNYFSRLLALHQLPNPTEADWKRLNLASTFARRDYQTGLKVFSFARTRDIVHLIRRADAQSKGIDAGSMTDGEILRELVWLILHPVPLSAVVGA; this is translated from the coding sequence TTGACCCCCGACGAAGTTCTCAAGCAGCTCCAGCAGCGGCAGTTTGCGCCCGTGTATTTCCTGCAAGGGGAGGAGCCCTACTACATCGACCTGGTAAGCGACCTGCTGGAGCGCACGGTGTTGCAAGAACACGAGAAGGGCTTCAACCAGGTGGTGCTCTACGGCAAGGACACCGACGTGGCCGGCATTCTGGGCCAGGCCAAACGGTTTCCGATGATGGCCGACCGCTCGGTGGTTATTGTGAAAGAGGCCCAGGCCGTGGCTGATTTGGAGTCGGAAAAGGCGTGGCCGTTTCTGGAGGCGTATCTGAAGAACCCGCTGCACAGCACGGTGCTGGTGCTGTGCTACAAGCACAAAACCCTGGATGCGCGCAAGAAGCTGGGCAAGCTACTGACCGGCGACAAGAAGGAGCCCGCCCCGGCCGGCACGGTGCTCATGACGAGCAAAAAGCTCTACGACAACCAGGTGGCGCCCTGGCTCACGCAGTACGTGCGCAGCAAGGGCCAGCAGATTACGCCCCAGGCCACGGCCATGCTGGCCGAGTACATCGGGGCCGAGCTGGGCCGCCTGACCAACGAGGTGGACAAGATGCTGCTCAACCTGCTGCCCGGTCACGCCATCGACGAGGACCTGGTGCAGCGCATGGTGGGCATCAGCAAGGAGTACAACATCTTCGAGCTGCAAAGCGCCCTTATCCGGCGCGACGTGCTCAAGGCCAACCGCATCCTGCTCTACTTCGAGGCCAACCCCAAGGCCAATCCGCTCATCCCGAACCTGACGCTGCTGTTCAACTACTTCTCCCGCCTGCTGGCCCTGCACCAGCTGCCCAACCCCACCGAGGCCGACTGGAAGCGCCTGAACCTGGCTAGCACCTTCGCCCGCCGCGACTACCAAACCGGCTTGAAGGTGTTCAGCTTCGCCCGCACCCGCGACATCGTGCACCTGATACGACGCGCCGACGCCCAAAGCAAAGGCATCGACGCCGGCTCCATGACCGACGGCGAGATTCTGCGGGAGCTGGTGTGGCTGATTCTGCACCCGGTGCCGCTGAGTGCGGTGGTGGGAGCGTAG
- a CDS encoding ATP-grasp domain-containing protein produces MKVYIQKGADGECTSVNGFVALEGFRLMGWEIVPFVGASELQGNAPDEVVVGHIGQVRYALRQLGRDVPAELGYPVAIRPWLGRRLWQSTINTIASSPELWPVFVKPIYAAKKFTGVLVRGTRDLVGCGDQQEDTPVWCSEPVSFVAEWRCFVRYGQVLDARHYRGDWRVHFDARVVEQAVAAYADAPAGYSLDVGLTDDGRTVVVEVNDGYSLGAYGLTPLSYAKLLSARWAQMTGSQDYCNF; encoded by the coding sequence ATGAAAGTGTACATTCAGAAAGGGGCCGACGGCGAATGCACGAGCGTCAACGGCTTTGTGGCCCTCGAAGGCTTCCGGCTTATGGGCTGGGAGATAGTGCCGTTCGTCGGCGCCAGTGAGTTGCAAGGCAACGCCCCCGACGAAGTGGTAGTAGGCCACATTGGGCAGGTGCGGTACGCCCTGCGGCAGTTGGGCCGGGACGTGCCGGCCGAGCTGGGCTATCCGGTGGCTATTCGGCCCTGGCTGGGACGGCGGCTGTGGCAATCTACCATCAACACCATTGCCAGCAGCCCGGAGCTGTGGCCGGTCTTTGTTAAGCCTATTTATGCGGCCAAGAAGTTTACGGGCGTACTCGTGCGCGGCACCCGCGACCTGGTAGGCTGCGGCGACCAACAGGAAGACACGCCCGTGTGGTGCTCGGAGCCGGTCAGCTTTGTGGCCGAGTGGCGCTGCTTTGTGCGCTACGGGCAGGTGCTCGACGCCCGCCACTACCGCGGCGACTGGCGGGTGCACTTCGACGCCCGCGTAGTCGAGCAGGCCGTAGCCGCCTACGCCGATGCACCCGCCGGCTACTCGCTCGACGTGGGCCTGACGGACGACGGCCGCACTGTAGTGGTGGAAGTCAATGACGGCTACTCGCTGGGCGCCTATGGCCTGACGCCGCTGAGCTACGCCAAGCTGCTCTCGGCGCGGTGGGCACAGATGACGGGCAGCCAGGATTACTGTAACTTCTGA
- the tyrS gene encoding tyrosine--tRNA ligase, with protein MDLIEELRWRKMLHDKGMMPGTAEHLRAGAPVTGYIGFDPTAPSLHIGNLATIMLLVHLQRAGHRPVALVGGATGMIGDPSGKSAERNLLDEDALRRNQAGIRAQLERFIEFNDSPTGALVVNNYDWFKDFGFLQFLREVGKHLTVNYMMAKESVQKRIGINKTMERINVGIDDTVSYVDGIINLLDDPTTDIQSVQKNLSELKGALLTLKHISEPDFEKKAEASRSFLQETIFRKAEEAGISYTEFSYQLLQGYDFYHLYKELGCTLQMGASDQWGNITAGTELIQRMTGGEGKAYALTGQLITKADGTKYGKSETGTVWLDPTLTSPYQFYQFFLNAADADAPRLIRVFTLLSQEEIEALEAEHAQAPHRRVLQKALAQDVTTRVHGAAAYEAALAASQVLFGGGDLALLDEATLLDVFAGVPHVEVAQTELAGMDVLTLLSTATGNVIFSSKGEARKMVQNNGVKLNRQKVTPDQSATAVAPLPGNYLVAQKGKSYFLIKLI; from the coding sequence TTGGACCTGATAGAAGAACTGCGCTGGCGAAAGATGCTTCATGACAAAGGCATGATGCCCGGCACGGCCGAGCACTTACGTGCCGGCGCGCCTGTTACTGGCTACATCGGCTTTGATCCCACGGCCCCGTCCCTGCACATCGGCAACCTGGCCACCATTATGCTACTGGTGCACCTGCAGCGGGCCGGCCACCGCCCCGTGGCCCTGGTGGGCGGCGCCACCGGCATGATTGGTGACCCATCGGGCAAGTCGGCGGAGCGCAACCTGCTGGACGAAGACGCCCTGCGCCGCAACCAGGCCGGCATCCGGGCCCAGCTGGAGCGGTTCATTGAGTTCAACGACTCGCCCACCGGTGCGCTGGTCGTCAACAACTACGACTGGTTCAAGGACTTTGGTTTTCTGCAGTTTCTGCGCGAAGTAGGCAAGCACCTTACCGTGAACTACATGATGGCCAAAGAATCCGTCCAGAAAAGAATAGGAATCAATAAGACCATGGAGCGTATCAATGTAGGTATCGATGACACGGTATCTTATGTTGACGGCATAATTAACTTGCTTGATGACCCAACAACAGACATTCAAAGTGTTCAAAAGAATTTGTCTGAGCTAAAAGGTGCGTTGCTAACTCTTAAGCACATTTCAGAGCCTGACTTTGAAAAAAAGGCTGAAGCATCCAGATCATTCCTTCAAGAAACCATTTTTCGCAAAGCAGAAGAGGCGGGCATCAGCTACACCGAGTTTAGCTACCAACTGCTGCAGGGCTACGACTTCTACCACTTATATAAGGAGTTGGGCTGTACCCTGCAAATGGGCGCCTCCGACCAGTGGGGCAACATCACTGCCGGCACCGAGCTAATACAGCGCATGACGGGCGGCGAGGGCAAGGCTTACGCCCTCACCGGCCAGCTCATCACCAAGGCCGATGGCACCAAGTACGGCAAGAGCGAAACCGGCACCGTGTGGCTCGACCCCACCCTGACCTCGCCCTATCAGTTCTACCAGTTCTTCCTCAACGCCGCCGACGCCGACGCGCCCCGCCTCATCCGCGTCTTCACGCTGCTCAGCCAAGAGGAAATCGAAGCCCTAGAAGCCGAGCACGCCCAGGCTCCGCATCGGCGGGTTCTGCAAAAAGCCCTGGCCCAGGACGTAACCACCCGCGTGCATGGGGCCGCAGCCTACGAAGCAGCTCTGGCCGCCTCGCAGGTGCTGTTCGGGGGCGGCGACCTGGCCTTGCTGGATGAGGCTACCCTGCTCGACGTGTTTGCCGGCGTGCCCCACGTGGAGGTGGCCCAAACCGAGCTGGCCGGTATGGACGTCCTCACGCTGCTGAGCACAGCCACCGGCAACGTTATCTTCTCCTCCAAAGGCGAGGCGCGCAAAATGGTGCAGAACAACGGCGTGAAGCTCAACCGCCAGAAAGTAACTCCCGACCAGTCGGCCACGGCCGTAGCGCCCCTGCCAGGCAACTACCTCGTTGCGCAGAAGGGGAAAAGCTATTTCCTCATTAAGCTGATCTAA